In Malassezia vespertilionis chromosome 4, complete sequence, the DNA window TCGTAAATATGCACATCTTCGCGTTTCAGCATATCGCTTTCTTTTGCCATTGCAATTGCCAAAAGGGGAATAAAAGCAAACGCCGTCGCGCCTTCCCAGGTCACCATCACCCAGAATTGGTTGGAGGACTGAACAACAACGAGACGCGTGATGACGAGCGGCGGCTCCTCGCCGCTCGGCTCGGCGAAAAAGACGCCCTTGAATGCACAATCGCCAGCAGCCTTTTCGCGCCTTCGCTCGACATCTGCGTCAAGTTTGACGTAGGGCCGGATTAGGGCGGGATCAATGTTGGCCACgttgcgcaaggaaaaCTCATAGAGCTCGTCGGTCCATATCCTAATTGTTGTGCCGCCATCAGACGACAGAATGGCTCGGCGCACCGAAAGACTGACCgattgcgcggcgatgcgtgGCACAATGGCGAGCGCTCCGATAAAGCTCTTGGAGCCCATCAGGTACTGTTGCACCACGTTCGAAGCACGCGTCGCACCCCAGCGGGAAATCCGAATATGCTCGTCACGATCACCCGTAATAATGCTCGCCGGCACAATCTCGGGGTTGCCAAGAAAAGCCATGGAGGTGATCATACTAACGTGTCCCAAACGTGGCCGAATCCCCAGCTGTTCCGGATCGTGCGGAGGGTTCGGCCCGTACTTCTTACATGGCTCAGAGTTGTCGATAGGAAAGCTCCATACATCACCGAACTTGTCCGAAACCACCACTTCCTGCCCcggcatgctgcgcaagtcgcAAATAGTCCACTGCATGGTacttgcgcgcttgctcagcggctgcagcagcacctCGCGCCCATACTCAAGCGCATCGGGACGCCAAACATGCAGCATCTTGTCATCCGACGCAACGGCAATGAATTCTTCGTTCTTTGAGATGGCGCAGAgtcgtggcgcggcggcccaCGCCACTTCGGGCGAGTTTGGATCAACGTGGACGCTTGCGTCCACGCGAGCATCCAACGCACTAATCAATGCACCGTCTTCATTATTGAACAGCAGGATATTGCCGGCTGTGAGCGCCACAAGGTACTTGGTCGACGCATCGATCCAGTATACCGGTAGCGGTGCCAGTGACATGGTAAGATTtgtcttggcgcgcttggcaaacCACTTAAAAAGTCACGTGTACTGACTACGGCTACTTTACTCATCATCGGTGTCTGGGTGTGAGTAGGGACAGTCCACGTACCAGGCTCGCGTTCGCCGCCGTATTGGAGCCAGTTGTTAAGACGAAGGCGCCGGCGCTCCTCTTGCAATTTCTATAGTGAGTAGATTCGTATGACGTACCTTGTCATTCCGCGTGAGCTTCTTCTTGCCCTTCTTTGCCTTTAGTTTCGACATATCTTCGTCGTCCGAATTGTGCGCCGGCGTATTTGTGCCGCTGTTCACAGCGGTGCCAGGAGCAGTGCTAGGAGTGACGGGGGTCTCCATTCCAGGTGTGGTGGGATTACTGTCGGCATCGGCAAAGTTGTCGGTCGCCAGATCCGTACGCACCTTGGACATGATCCGTCCATTCTCCACATTCCACAGCTCAGGGCAGAGTGCAGAAATAAACTCTTGGTTGTGTGAGATGATGATCACAGCGCCGGCCCATTCGCGAATGGCAACCGCAAGACCGCCGAGCGCTTCGCGGTCCAGATAGTTGGTAGGCTCGTCCAAAACGAGCACTTGGGGGTTGTTccacagcgccgccgcaagTACGACCTTGACCTTTTGGCCGCCACTGTAGCCGCCCATGGCGTTGTGCTCGGCAATTTCGCCGTTCAGGCCAACCGCCTCGAGCTCTTTGCGGATCGCTTTCTGGCTCAGGTCCCTGCTGCCCGCACCTTCACGCGACGCGTCAAAGTCGTCAAACTTTTGCACAAGTTTGGTGAATCCGAGCTCCAAAAGACGCTCGCGGGGAACCCATGTATTGAAGCGATGATCCATACCCGCCCACTTGATCTCGTACTGGAAACTCTTCTTTAACTTGCTGCGGCCCACAATGAACTCGATTGTGCGCTTCTCACCCGTCTTGGACACGATAGGAACCCGCATCTGgtcttcctcttccttgCTCAGCTTGCGCGTTACCTTTTCGGTGATCTCACGGTCGTGCCCATCCTGATAGCGCCATGTAATATATTGACACGCCGTCTTCTCTAGGTGCTGCTCCAAGTGGTGGAACGCGTGTTGGGCCATGAGCGCAACACGCAGATTGGGGTGCTTCTCCACCTTGCCTTCGGTGGGAAGAATCTCGCCGGTGAGAACCTTGATCAAAGTGCTctttccagcgccgttCGGGCCAACCACACCGACACGACTCGACAAGCTGATCGACACGGACGCGTCCACAAGCGAAGGCTTTGACATGCTGGGATACTGTACCGTGACGTGCGACGCTTTGAGAATGGTGCGCGTGTTGGAGCGGACGCCCATGAGCGAACCGGGCGGTGGGAAGGAAAACTTGACCGAAGTTGCTGCGAGCGAGTAGTAGCTCTTTGCCTCGGGGTGCTTGGCGACAAAGTCGGACAGGTTGCCATGGTAGTACTTGAGTTTCTTGTGCTCGTAGTGAATAATGTCGGAGCAGACATTGTCCAAGAAGCTAGAATCGTGCGAGACAGTGAGAACGGTAATGTTGCTGTTGTTCACCAAATACTCTTCCAGCCACTTGATCGAGTTCACGTCCAAATGGTTGGtcggctcgtcgagcagcaagATGTCGGCGCCAATGagcatcgcacgcgcgagctccAACTTCATCTTCCAGCCGCCGCTGAGGCTCCCGACTGGGTTTCCTTGGCGTTCTTCGTCAAAGCCAACGCTGTACAGCGCCGATGCCACGTCTTCACGCGAGCGGTGCTTGAGCTCTGCGTCGTTTGAAACAAAATCGAGGATGGGCTTGGAGCCGTCCTCGCCCTGAAGCGAGTGCTCTACCATAATTGTGCGCACCTGTTCGGGCGGCGGATAGCCCTCGACCTTGCCATCACGCATGGCTTTGAGCAGCGTGGacttgccgctgccgttCGCAGCAACAATGCCGTAGCGGTGACCTCTGTGCAGGCGAAGTGTGGTGTGGTTCAAGAGCAAGAGACCGCCGTAGGCCAAGCTAAACACGgtcttgcacagctgctcGCCTTCCACgtcctcctcttcttctGGCTTGCCGAAGCGGGCCTCGTCCAGCTGGACATATTcatcgcgcacggcatTGGTCGCTGCTTGGGCACCGTCCGGCGATGCACAGATACGGCGCAGGTAGGGCAGGACGTACATCTCGTTCCATGCATCCGCTTGCACGATACGCTTGTCCGCAAGACGCACCACCATGCGCGCTACATACTCAAGCCCAACCAAAGACCAAACGTCGTCCATGGCCACAAGGCCGTCGGGCATGTGTGGCTGAACACTGGCGGCAAAGCGCTTcagcgcgtcttgccgcTCGCGTTTCAGCACCACGGCGGGATTTTCCGTCGCAGTGGTCGTGTCTTTGGCCTTGGCAAATGCAGTGCGCAGTGTATGCACCGCGCTCTTGGCATGCTCACGCACTTCGGGGAAACTCGCGCCTttctcgatgcgctccatggcaggaagcagcggcggcaaaaAGGAAGCGGCAGTGTGGGGATCGCGTACTAGCTTGCACAAATTATCCACAATAATAACAcactggcgctgcaccgtCTGGTTCCGCTCGTTCAGCGCACGGCCGAGGAGCGGAACCATGACGGCAAGTGCAGGGCCAGTGACCTCGGCAACAAAAGTAATGGAAGAAAGTTTCTTGATACACGCTGGGACAGTGTCTGCCCGGTCCATGCATCCGACAAGGTCAGGAATAAACGGCCGGATATCGTTGTTGTCAATGACGCTGCACACCTTAGTCGCGGACTTGATTGCCTGCTTCGCAACCTCTGCCTTGGTCTCGTGCATTGCATTGGTCAGGATTGGCGTAATTTGTgcgagctcgtcgccgaTTTGCTCGAATGCACGGTCCGGCAGGCGGCTCATGACTTTCAAGGCGCCGACCTTTGCCTGCCACTTGGCGCCACTCGAGCCGATCACTTCATACAGTAGTTCCAAAAGCTCTGCGATGCCTTCGGGAGGATAGAGTGCAGTCAAACCCGCCACGGCAGACTCGGCGGCTTTCTTGGCGCCGTCGTGCTTGTCGGCAtacgcgtcgagcagcggcgcaagcgcgcgcgagagcCATGGCTCTGCCCCCAGCGGGCTCGGCGAGTTTTTGCCGCCCACTTTGGTGATGAGCGCGCCCAAGCCAATCGCTGCACGTTCGCGAACCTCTGCCGATTTCTTGGTGCGAAGCTGGTCCAAAAGCGTATCTACTATAGCATCCCGGCTCATTGCACGCAGGCCATGCTCGTTTACATACTCTGCAAGTTTTTCAGCGGCGATGTGCGCGTCCTCTGTCGTCGTGCtttccagcagcgcttgcaaagGCGCACACGTCGTCATTGTGCAATGGCGCAAGGCAACGGTGTAAAAAAAAGTTTTGCATTCGGTTTAATATGCAGCCTGGCACGTGGGACTACCAGCAGCTTACAAATGCATGTCGTCTTCCCATGCAGCGTAAATGAGCACGCTAAACGCGCGAATTTCTTTCGTGTCTGTAATGGCCTGGGGTAAGTGGATGGCATACGTACTTCGACATATGCATTTGGTGACGTGTTCAGCGCGACTTGagcctgctgcgcgacgagcggcAGCAACTTGGCAAGCAAAAGTGGCTTCTCggcggccatggcgcgcgttcgcgcgtgtgcgtgATCCGTAGCGTCGGGGGCGACGTCAAACATGCTCTGCACACCAAAGGAGGgcagcaagctgcgcaaaaacaAATCAAATACGTTGTCACACGAAGTCTGGAAGACGCGTGCAAAGTCCGGCGAGTCAATATAGTCTTTTGTCTCGTCCAacaggcggcgcagctgcggGGTAATTGCCTCGGTGTGCTGCATGCCGTTGGAAAGTGCACCTGCCTGGACAAGCATCTCGATCTCGTCCATCTCAGACTCGGGTAAGAGGATATCACGAAAACCATGCGTGCCGAGGAATGCCGTGCCGCCGTCCTGTGACTCTTCAATCCTGTCCCGGATGCGCCCAATGAGTCCCTGGAAATGATGGTATGTAAGGATCGTCTTGAGTGGCATATCCGCCAGCTCTTGGTTCACCACATTTGTGATCTTGTGCGCTACCTTCGACCAGCCTCGGTGCAGGAACCAGTAGGAAGAGGTAAGATATTTTTTCTCCGTATCCGGGCTCAAGTACGCctcgcttgcgctcgcatCCAAGTCCGCATCCGGGCGCGGGTCAGGCATCGACAGCGCATCAAGGTCCAGGCTGCCTTGGAGTGCAATCTGGTGCGGCTCATCGACAGTCTCGCTCTTGGCGAGATGCGCCTGTGCTTCGCGTCTGGCCT includes these proteins:
- the NEW1 gene encoding [NU+] prion formation protein 1 (COG:B; EggNog:ENOG503NUZG), with translation MTTCAPLQALLESTTTEDAHIAAEKLAEYVNEHGLRAMSRDAIVDTLLDQLRTKKSAEVRERAAIGLGALITKVGGKNSPSPLGAEPWLSRALAPLLDAYADKHDGAKKAAESAVAGLTALYPPEGIAELLELLYEVIGSSGAKWQAKVGALKVMSRLPDRAFEQIGDELAQITPILTNAMHETKAEVAKQAIKSATKVCSVIDNNDIRPFIPDLVGCMDRADTVPACIKKLSSITFVAEVTGPALAVMVPLLGRALNERNQTVQRQCVIIVDNLCKLVRDPHTAASFLPPLLPAMERIEKGASFPEVREHAKSAVHTLRTAFAKAKDTTTATENPAVVLKRERQDALKRFAASVQPHMPDGLVAMDDVWSLVGLEYVARMVVRLADKRIVQADAWNEMYVLPYLRRICASPDGAQAATNAVRDEYVQLDEARFGKPEEEEDVEGEQLCKTVFSLAYGGLLLLNHTTLRLHRGHRYGIVAANGSGKSTLLKAMRDGKVEGYPPPEQVRTIMVEHSLQGEDGSKPILDFVSNDAELKHRSREDVASALYSVGFDEERQGNPVGSLSGGWKMKLELARAMLIGADILLLDEPTNHLDVNSIKWLEEYLVNNSNITVLTVSHDSSFLDNVCSDIIHYEHKKLKYYHGNLSDFVAKHPEAKSYYSLAATSVKFSFPPPGSLMGVRSNTRTILKASHVTVQYPSMSKPSLVDASVSISLSSRVGVVGPNGAGKSTLIKVLTGEILPTEGKVEKHPNLRVALMAQHAFHHLEQHLEKTACQYITWRYQDGHDREITEKVTRKLSKEEEDQMRVPIVSKTGEKRTIEFIVGRSKLKKSFQYEIKWAGMDHRFNTWVPRERLLELGFTKLVQKFDDFDASREGAGSRDLSQKAIRKELEAVGLNGEIAEHNAMGGYSGGQKVKVVLAAALWNNPQVLVLDEPTNYLDREALGGLAVAIREWAGAVIIISHNQEFISALCPELWNVENGRIMSKVRTDLATDNFADADSNPTTPGMETPVTPSTAPGTAVNSGTNTPAHNSDDEDMSKLKAKKGKKKLTRNDKKLQEERRRLRLNNWLQYGGEREPDTDDE
- the TRM82 gene encoding tRNA (guanine-N(7)-)-methyltransferase non-catalytic subunit trm82 (COG:J; EggNog:ENOG503NW8P; TransMembrane:1 (o327-348i)), with the protein product MSLAPLPVYWIDASTKYLVALTAGNILLFNNEDGALISALDARVDASVHVDPNSPEVAWAAAPRLCAISKNEEFIAVASDDKMLHVWRPDALEYGREVLLQPLSKRASTMQWTICDLRSMPGQEVVVSDKFGDVWSFPIDNSEPCKKYGPNPPHDPEQLGIRPRLGHVSMITSMAFLGNPEIVPASIITGDRDEHIRISRWGATRASNVVQQYLMGSKSFIGALAIVPRIAAQSVSLSVRRAILSSDGGTTIRIWTDELYEFSLRNVANIDPALIRPYVKLDADVERRREKAAGDCAFKGVFFAEPSGEEPPLVITRLVVVQSSNQFWVMVTWEGATAFAFIPLLAIAMAKESDMLKREDVHIYDVGSPILNTAIVSGSHTTVWIACDDREGFGQGPPLRKYGIEDGKYVPDSRSDPSPLAELTGKPSAIDPTLTAPAATNAKLTALPHVPRALAPPETLSQLCLYSALVTHPKPTSIGLLDNEGAPFAKPLLASSTDAKSKSMIVRQQSGKRAAGRAKNQATILEQYNSQPSR
- the PEX3 gene encoding peroxin (COG:U; TransMembrane:1 (i16-37o); EggNog:ENOG503NZ41) translates to MVGPPLARRKWLRRGLNFIAVATGVVGGLYLLVQFALAKFNEMQERMLRERVARENLRRRFLQNQEDCSFTIMALLPTISIQIFKTMDVESTSKELQRQSKKPLPSTEEKERGPEAQAAQAQPDSSESGITDDSGMPAAAVRGTGLDRLSEAPPPPISDSAKLPTATSQSSGQGSDFAREEEDRRVKKLQLWNEIKYTSFARTFTTLYTLVFLAIQTHIQLNLIGRRAYLVALESQARREAQAHLAKSETVDEPHQIALQGSLDLDALSMPDPRPDADLDASASEAYLSPDTEKKYLTSSYWFLHRGWSKVAHKITNVVNQELADMPLKTILTYHHFQGLIGRIRDRIEESQDGGTAFLGTHGFRDILLPESEMDEIEMLVQAGALSNGMQHTEAITPQLRRLLDETKDYIDSPDFARVFQTSCDNVFDLFLRSLLPSFGVQSMFDVAPDATDHAHARTRAMAAEKPLLLAKLLPLVAQQAQVALNTSPNAYVEAITDTKEIRAFSVLIYAAWEDDMHL